The Deltaproteobacteria bacterium genome includes a region encoding these proteins:
- a CDS encoding helix-turn-helix domain-containing protein, with protein MTGRHAGADRSGAGAVGAERIGAYLARQRELRGLSPEELAGQMRIPLRSLQRLEAGAFDHDPDGFARGFVRTVATALGLPPDETIARMLPEAAGPDDAAAAGALTRLARAVGLAVALGALGASSWMWLTSGPSRTLAPTFRAREDGLVVRRDAVRALAEEQGLLGGSTGADAGTLAPLPPAPAAGVPAPGAEAAAGAAPGAVPGS; from the coding sequence GTGACCGGCCGGCACGCCGGCGCCGACCGGAGCGGCGCCGGCGCGGTCGGCGCCGAGCGGATCGGGGCGTACCTGGCCCGCCAGCGCGAGCTGAGGGGCCTCTCGCCCGAAGAGCTCGCCGGCCAGATGCGGATCCCGCTGCGCTCGCTCCAGCGCCTCGAGGCCGGCGCCTTCGACCACGACCCGGACGGCTTCGCGCGCGGCTTCGTGCGCACGGTGGCGACGGCGCTCGGGCTGCCGCCCGACGAGACGATCGCGCGCATGCTGCCCGAGGCGGCCGGTCCCGACGACGCCGCCGCGGCCGGCGCGCTCACCCGGCTCGCGCGCGCGGTGGGCCTCGCCGTCGCGCTCGGCGCGCTCGGCGCGTCGAGCTGGATGTGGCTCACGAGCGGCCCGAGCCGGACCCTGGCCCCGACCTTCCGGGCGCGCGAGGACGGCCTCGTCGTCCGCCGTGACGCGGTCCGCGCGCTGGCCGAGGAGCAGGGCCTCCTCGGCGGCAGCACCGGCGCCGACGCGGGCACCCTTGCGCCGCTCCCGCCCGCGCCCGCCGCGGGCGTCCCCGCCCCCGGTGCCGAGGCGGCCGCCGGGGCGGCTCCGGGCGCCGTGCCCGGCTCCTGA
- a CDS encoding tetratricopeptide repeat protein: MSTRTPTLRLLAAGVLSAALGAGSLGCASSQAATSASRGARPGSERASESAAPGPTDAQRRARVHYELAIDRMRSDRNPEAIGELLQAVRLDPADANIRLALAEAYRRSGRVVETEQHLQAALSIDPAFQAAHLNLSGLYIQLERYEDAIVHAQHLVDDPTFPSPWQALTNLGWAEYKLGRLDAAAQHLRLAIDYRDSYWPARLNLGILAADRGDRDQAVEHFERVLTEEPGVMAEAEARYRLAELYVSMGDKRRAIAQLNKASDLRPSGPWSKRSAEYLQTLQ, from the coding sequence ATGTCCACCCGAACCCCGACGCTTCGCCTGCTCGCGGCCGGCGTCCTCAGCGCGGCGCTCGGCGCCGGCTCGCTCGGCTGCGCCAGCTCGCAGGCCGCGACCTCGGCCTCGCGCGGCGCACGCCCGGGTTCCGAGCGCGCGAGCGAGTCGGCGGCCCCGGGACCCACCGACGCCCAGCGCCGGGCCCGGGTGCACTACGAGCTCGCGATCGACCGCATGCGCTCGGACCGCAATCCCGAGGCGATCGGCGAGCTGCTCCAGGCGGTCCGCCTCGATCCCGCGGACGCCAACATCCGGCTCGCACTCGCCGAGGCCTACCGGCGCAGCGGGCGGGTGGTCGAGACGGAGCAGCACCTGCAGGCAGCGCTCTCCATCGACCCGGCCTTCCAGGCCGCACACCTGAACCTCTCGGGCCTCTACATCCAGCTCGAGCGCTACGAGGACGCGATCGTCCACGCGCAGCACCTGGTGGACGACCCGACCTTTCCGAGCCCCTGGCAGGCGCTCACGAACCTCGGCTGGGCGGAGTACAAGCTCGGCCGGCTCGACGCGGCTGCCCAGCACCTGCGCCTCGCCATCGACTACCGTGACAGCTACTGGCCCGCGCGGCTGAACCTCGGCATCCTGGCAGCCGACCGCGGCGATCGCGACCAGGCCGTCGAGCACTTCGAACGCGTGCTCACGGAGGAGCCGGGCGTGATGGCCGAGGCCGAGGCGCGCTACCGGCTCGCCGAGCTGTACGTGTCGATGGGCGACAAGCGCCGCGCCATTGCGCAGCTCAACAAGGCGAGCGACCTGCGCCCGAGCGGACCGTGGAGCAAGCGAAGCGCGGAGTACCTGCAGACCCTGCAGTGA